The following proteins are encoded in a genomic region of Reichenbachiella sp.:
- the egtD gene encoding L-histidine N(alpha)-methyltransferase has protein sequence MFETIEKEIVKNKQFLNDVIEGLSADSKHISSKYFYDKKGDAIFQQIMHMDEYYLTDAELDIFQTHKCEIAKIFSPEKEPFNLIEFGAGDGMKTKVLLKELLNHEIPFDYIPIDISQNALDQLNKSLTKEMPDLSFKGIQGDYFDVLNKLKEDNNKRNVILFLGSNIGNFTNEEALSFTSNISGKLNPGDLLFIGVDLKKDPRKILLAYNDPTGITAEFNYNLLRRINRELGGNFDIDQFEHHPTYDPVTGECKSALLSKIDQEVAIDDQTFHFAKWEPIHTEISRKYSLKQLHQLANNAGFKVKIDLFDSNKYFVDSIWEIKD, from the coding sequence ATGTTTGAAACCATAGAAAAAGAAATAGTAAAAAATAAGCAGTTCTTAAACGATGTGATTGAAGGCCTTTCGGCTGACTCCAAGCATATTTCGTCGAAGTACTTCTACGACAAAAAAGGGGACGCCATATTCCAACAAATCATGCACATGGATGAGTATTACCTCACAGATGCTGAATTGGACATCTTCCAAACACATAAGTGTGAAATCGCCAAAATATTCTCTCCTGAGAAGGAACCGTTCAATCTCATCGAGTTCGGAGCGGGTGATGGTATGAAGACTAAGGTTTTACTAAAAGAGCTACTCAATCATGAGATACCCTTCGATTACATACCGATCGACATCTCCCAAAATGCGTTGGATCAGCTGAATAAATCGTTGACTAAAGAAATGCCAGATCTTTCTTTCAAAGGTATACAAGGAGACTATTTTGATGTTTTGAACAAACTCAAAGAAGACAATAACAAAAGAAATGTTATCCTATTCTTAGGCTCTAACATTGGTAACTTCACCAACGAAGAAGCTCTTTCTTTTACGTCCAACATCAGCGGCAAACTGAACCCAGGCGATTTGCTATTCATAGGAGTGGATTTAAAAAAAGACCCAAGAAAAATCCTTTTAGCGTACAACGACCCAACCGGTATCACTGCCGAATTCAACTACAATCTTTTGCGCAGAATCAACCGAGAACTAGGCGGAAATTTCGACATCGATCAATTTGAGCATCACCCAACCTACGATCCCGTTACAGGCGAATGCAAAAGCGCCTTACTCAGCAAAATAGATCAAGAAGTAGCCATAGATGATCAAACCTTTCACTTCGCCAAATGGGAGCCAATCCACACAGAGATATCGAGGAAATATTCACTGAAGCAACTGCATCAATTGGCTAACAATGCCGGCTTCAAAGTCAAAATCGATCTATTCGATTCGAATAAGTATTTTGTAGATTCTATTTGGGAGATTAAAGACTAA
- a CDS encoding carbon-nitrogen hydrolase family protein yields MEIENIELTYLTLGDYKELKKAMIEAYSSIQDAYWKVDEIKSLIDKFPDGQVVIKVNGQLAGCALSIIVKYNQFDEHHTYKEITGDYTFDTHTDEGDVLYGIDVFIKSEYRGLRLGRRLYDYRKELCERMNLRLIAFGGRIPNYHKFADEISPKEYIERVKRKEIDDPVLNFQISNDFHPSKVLTGYLEGDEASSEYAVLLEWDNIYYKKPTKKAETKKKIVRLGLVQWQMRLYKGMEELMQQAEYFVDAVSGYRCDFALFPEFFNAPLMAENNHMSEPEAIRELATHTEEIVRRFSELAISYNINIITGSMPEIKDDLLYNVGYLCRRDGTTERYEKIHVTPDESKVWGMQGGNEIKAFDTDCGKIGVLICYDSEFPELSRLLADEGMDILFVPFLTDTQNGYSRVRNCSQARAIENECYVAIAGSVGNLPKVHNMDIQFAQSMVFTPCDFAFPTNGIKAEATPNAEMILIADVDVDLLRELNQFGSVQNLRDRRKDIFDLKKKRLKK; encoded by the coding sequence ATGGAAATTGAAAATATAGAATTGACCTATTTGACCCTTGGCGATTACAAGGAGTTGAAGAAGGCAATGATTGAGGCATATAGCAGCATACAAGACGCTTATTGGAAGGTGGACGAGATCAAGTCCCTGATTGATAAATTCCCTGACGGTCAAGTCGTGATCAAGGTTAATGGTCAATTGGCAGGTTGCGCGCTGTCGATCATTGTGAAATACAATCAGTTCGATGAGCATCATACCTATAAAGAAATTACAGGAGATTATACTTTCGATACGCATACCGACGAAGGCGATGTTTTATATGGGATTGATGTATTTATCAAATCTGAATATAGAGGATTGCGATTAGGTCGTCGTCTTTATGATTACCGGAAAGAACTATGTGAACGTATGAATTTACGTTTGATAGCATTCGGTGGACGAATTCCCAATTATCACAAATTTGCCGACGAGATTTCACCTAAAGAATATATTGAGCGAGTCAAAAGAAAGGAAATTGATGACCCGGTGTTGAATTTTCAAATCTCCAATGATTTTCACCCCTCCAAGGTACTAACGGGATATTTAGAAGGTGATGAAGCATCTAGTGAATATGCCGTATTGTTGGAGTGGGATAATATTTATTATAAGAAACCAACCAAAAAAGCTGAGACCAAAAAGAAGATCGTGCGTCTTGGGCTGGTACAATGGCAAATGCGATTGTATAAAGGTATGGAAGAACTCATGCAACAAGCAGAGTATTTTGTGGATGCGGTATCTGGTTATCGCTGCGATTTCGCTTTGTTTCCAGAGTTTTTTAACGCGCCACTGATGGCGGAGAACAACCACATGTCCGAGCCTGAGGCGATTCGAGAATTGGCTACGCATACGGAGGAAATTGTCCGACGATTTTCAGAATTAGCTATTTCCTATAATATCAACATCATCACAGGTAGTATGCCCGAGATCAAGGATGACTTGCTGTATAATGTAGGTTACTTATGTCGTCGAGATGGAACTACTGAGCGATATGAGAAAATCCATGTAACACCAGATGAGTCAAAAGTTTGGGGTATGCAAGGTGGCAATGAAATCAAAGCCTTTGACACGGATTGTGGGAAGATTGGAGTATTAATTTGTTATGATTCTGAGTTTCCAGAATTGAGCCGTCTATTGGCAGATGAAGGAATGGATATCTTGTTTGTACCATTTTTGACAGATACTCAAAATGGCTACTCAAGAGTGAGGAATTGTTCGCAAGCACGTGCCATTGAAAACGAATGTTATGTGGCTATTGCGGGTAGTGTTGGTAACCTTCCGAAGGTCCACAATATGGATATTCAGTTTGCACAGTCTATGGTGTTTACTCCGTGTGATTTTGCCTTCCCGACTAACGGCATCAAAGCGGAGGCTACCCCTAATGCTGAAATGATATTAATCGCTGATGTGGATGTCGATTTATTGAGAGAGTTGAATCAGTTTGGTAGTGTGCAGAACTTGAGAGACCGAAGAAAGGATATCTTCGACTTGAAGAAAAAGAGATTGAAGAAGTAA
- a CDS encoding superoxide dismutase, translated as MAFELPSLPYAHDALEPHIDKRTMEIHHGKHHNAYVTNLNGAIAGTEMEGKSIEALCAEHSDVPAVRNNGGGHFNHSLFWTVMSPNGGGNPTGDIAGAIDEAFGSFDAFKDAFAKAGATRFGSGWAWLCVKEGKLEVCSSANQDNPLMPGVGCGGTPILGLDVWEHAYYLNYQNRRPDYINAFFNVINWEEVNKRFAAAK; from the coding sequence ATGGCATTTGAATTACCATCATTACCCTATGCACACGATGCATTGGAACCACATATCGACAAACGTACAATGGAAATCCACCACGGAAAGCACCACAATGCGTACGTAACTAATTTGAATGGAGCGATTGCCGGTACTGAAATGGAAGGCAAGTCTATCGAAGCACTATGTGCGGAGCATTCAGATGTACCTGCTGTAAGAAACAATGGCGGTGGACATTTCAATCACTCTTTGTTTTGGACTGTAATGAGCCCAAATGGCGGTGGCAACCCTACTGGTGATATTGCTGGAGCAATTGATGAGGCCTTCGGTTCATTCGACGCCTTCAAAGATGCTTTCGCTAAAGCTGGTGCTACCAGATTTGGATCTGGATGGGCTTGGCTTTGTGTAAAAGAAGGCAAGTTGGAAGTTTGCTCTTCGGCCAACCAAGACAACCCTTTGATGCCTGGCGTTGGATGTGGAGGCACTCCTATCCTAGGGCTTGATGTTTGGGAACATGCTTACTACCTAAACTATCAAAACAGACGTCCAGATTACATCAATGCATTTTTCAATGTAATCAACTGGGAAGAAGTGAACAAGCGTTTCGCTGCTGCGAAATAA
- a CDS encoding cytochrome-c peroxidase encodes MKIRLLIGWISLMLLVACTDDTTIRSPTPYQFEPPILFGDGFEIPNDNPFTEEGIALGRNLFYEKMLSRNNQISCGTCHQQSKAFTDGAAFSTGLDGALTSKSSMSLVNLHWQSKFFWDGRALSLEAQALQPIQDHIEMDLPIEEAVSRLTESNTYRKQFAAAFETEEISGDLIAKALSQFMRTLVSSNSRYDQHLLGENVLTDQEKLGMDLFFTHPVANTGLRGGNCGDCHKTILTSGDRKDFLGFNNNGLDVDDNLEDGLMATTGKPEDKGKFKAPSLRNIELTAPYMHDGRFATLEEVLDHYNSNVQTSSTLDQQIVEATNLPEAVLPVKLGLTEEEKEAIIAFLHTLTDETFITNENFSDPFEN; translated from the coding sequence ATGAAAATAAGATTGTTGATAGGATGGATTAGTTTGATGCTCTTGGTAGCATGCACTGATGACACGACAATTAGGAGCCCTACGCCTTACCAATTTGAACCGCCAATCCTATTTGGGGATGGATTTGAGATTCCAAATGATAACCCATTTACCGAAGAAGGAATAGCTCTAGGTCGCAACTTGTTTTACGAGAAAATGCTCTCTCGAAACAATCAAATTTCTTGTGGGACTTGTCATCAGCAGTCGAAGGCTTTTACTGATGGGGCAGCTTTTAGCACCGGATTGGATGGTGCGCTAACGAGCAAGAGCTCCATGTCTCTGGTCAATCTGCATTGGCAATCAAAGTTCTTTTGGGATGGGAGAGCGCTGAGCTTGGAAGCGCAAGCCTTGCAACCGATTCAAGATCACATCGAAATGGACTTGCCGATCGAAGAGGCGGTGAGTCGATTAACAGAGTCAAATACTTATAGAAAGCAATTTGCTGCTGCCTTTGAAACGGAAGAAATTTCTGGAGATCTCATCGCCAAAGCACTGAGTCAATTCATGCGAACGCTGGTTTCATCTAATTCCAGATACGATCAGCACTTGCTAGGTGAAAATGTGTTGACTGACCAAGAGAAACTAGGCATGGACTTGTTTTTCACGCATCCTGTGGCAAATACAGGTTTAAGAGGTGGAAATTGCGGGGACTGTCATAAGACTATTCTTACATCCGGAGATCGTAAAGATTTTTTGGGATTCAATAATAACGGGCTTGATGTCGACGACAACTTAGAAGACGGCCTAATGGCAACGACTGGTAAGCCTGAAGATAAAGGCAAATTCAAGGCGCCGAGTCTAAGAAATATCGAATTGACAGCACCCTATATGCATGATGGTAGATTTGCCACTTTAGAAGAAGTATTAGATCATTATAATAGTAATGTTCAGACGAGTTCGACTCTAGACCAGCAGATCGTGGAAGCAACTAATCTTCCTGAAGCTGTGTTACCAGTCAAACTGGGATTGACCGAAGAAGAGAAGGAAGCAATTATCGCTTTTTTACATACCTTAACTGATGAAACATTTATTACGAATGAAAATTTTTCTGACCCTTTCGAAAATTAG
- a CDS encoding MbnP family protein, which yields MKIFLTLSKISAAVLLLLLGACDSDESKDTSSLIFKFTAKAEDELLVFGSKKYTTPLQQSITIERLDFYLSNIQIKDAKSDTYYSEPDSYRLLSFDQDQATVTFMVENIPADFEISEIKMAIGVDSEANTSIDHVGDLDPTNGMAWDWNTGYKFLSLEGRYFDGNNELGQEIKMHIGTDKNYAPVSLTFDEPFKIVGAFTLVYAVDALAPFGTVDLEEGTVFMNDERGDQVALDYRNHLLLIEETFGFVK from the coding sequence ATGAAAATTTTTCTGACCCTTTCGAAAATTAGCGCTGCTGTTTTATTGCTCTTGTTGGGTGCCTGTGATAGTGACGAATCTAAAGACACCAGTAGTTTGATTTTCAAGTTTACCGCGAAAGCGGAGGATGAATTATTAGTTTTTGGATCGAAAAAATACACTACTCCACTGCAACAATCTATCACCATCGAAAGGTTGGATTTTTATTTGAGTAATATCCAGATTAAGGATGCTAAATCGGATACCTACTATTCTGAACCTGATAGCTATCGGCTTTTAAGTTTTGACCAAGATCAAGCCACTGTAACTTTTATGGTTGAAAACATCCCAGCTGACTTTGAAATATCGGAAATCAAAATGGCGATTGGAGTAGATTCAGAAGCCAACACTTCAATAGATCATGTAGGCGACTTAGATCCTACGAATGGCATGGCCTGGGACTGGAACACAGGCTATAAATTTCTATCGCTGGAAGGAAGGTATTTTGATGGGAATAATGAGTTGGGTCAAGAAATAAAAATGCACATCGGTACCGATAAAAATTACGCCCCTGTTAGCTTAACGTTCGACGAACCATTCAAAATTGTGGGAGCATTCACATTGGTCTATGCCGTAGATGCATTAGCGCCTTTTGGTACTGTTGATCTGGAGGAAGGCACTGTATTTATGAATGACGAAAGAGGCGATCAGGTCGCTCTGGATTACCGAAACCATCTGCTACTAATAGAAGAAACCTTTGGGTTTGTTAAATAA
- a CDS encoding nucleoside deaminase: MIPGLHSDEAFMKEALKQAQYAFEENEVPVGAVVVCENKIISRAYNQVEKLNDVTAHAEILAITAAENYLGTKYLAGCKLYVTLEPCTMCAGATYWSQLDEVIYGASDEKRGYAHLAPKAIHPKAKITKGILADECSTLVTDFFKRMRDRGA, translated from the coding sequence ATGATCCCTGGACTTCATAGCGATGAGGCATTCATGAAAGAAGCCCTGAAGCAAGCCCAATACGCCTTCGAAGAGAATGAGGTACCAGTGGGTGCTGTAGTAGTATGTGAAAACAAAATCATATCGCGAGCCTATAATCAAGTAGAAAAGCTCAACGACGTAACAGCACATGCGGAAATATTGGCTATAACGGCGGCCGAAAACTACCTAGGTACGAAATACCTCGCTGGCTGTAAATTGTACGTAACGCTCGAACCTTGCACCATGTGCGCTGGAGCCACCTATTGGTCTCAATTGGATGAGGTAATCTATGGCGCGAGCGACGAGAAAAGAGGTTATGCTCATCTAGCACCAAAAGCCATTCACCCAAAAGCTAAAATCACAAAAGGCATATTGGCTGACGAGTGCAGTACCTTGGTTACAGATTTTTTTAAGCGCATGCGGGATAGGGGTGCTTAA
- the egtB gene encoding ergothioneine biosynthesis protein EgtB: MSYFKEKFKRVRNQSLHLCAPLEKEDMVVQPIVDVSPPKWHLGHSTWFFEKMILEEHFKGYQVYHPEYNFVFNSYYESIGKRVLRTDRGNLTRPTTEEVYKYRAYVDEQMAHFLDKLTELPKNVSDLLELGLQHEQQHQELLVYDIKYILGNNPLFPAYNKKEIISSIESRALSFLSIAGGNYKIGHQQEGFCFDNELGVHQVYLHDFEIADRLVTNGEYLEFMNAGGYQNFKYWYMEAWAWVQENKESAPMHWHQIDGEWYQYTFFGLQKLNLHEPVTHISQYEAAAYAQWKSMRLATEFEWEVACNNYESTLHKRANFVEGAALSTRTAEKDHFQFFGDAWEWTNSAYLPYPYFKTETGPIGEYNGKFMINQMVLRGGSFATPKDHIRPSYRNFFHPHLKWHFTGIRLAQHV, encoded by the coding sequence ATTTCCTATTTCAAGGAAAAGTTTAAAAGGGTAAGAAATCAATCGTTACATCTCTGCGCTCCGCTCGAAAAAGAAGACATGGTCGTCCAGCCGATCGTAGATGTAAGCCCTCCAAAATGGCACCTGGGTCACTCTACTTGGTTTTTTGAGAAAATGATCTTAGAAGAACATTTCAAAGGTTATCAGGTTTATCATCCAGAGTACAACTTCGTATTCAACAGCTATTATGAAAGTATAGGCAAACGTGTACTACGAACAGACCGCGGCAATCTCACCCGACCAACCACGGAGGAAGTGTATAAGTACAGAGCCTACGTCGACGAACAAATGGCTCACTTTCTAGACAAGCTCACCGAGCTCCCTAAAAATGTCTCTGATCTTCTAGAATTAGGACTTCAACACGAACAGCAGCATCAGGAGCTGCTAGTATATGACATCAAATACATCCTCGGCAATAATCCTCTATTCCCAGCTTACAACAAGAAAGAAATCATTTCGTCTATTGAAAGTAGAGCACTCAGCTTTTTATCCATTGCTGGAGGCAATTATAAAATAGGTCATCAGCAGGAAGGCTTTTGTTTCGACAATGAGCTGGGTGTGCACCAAGTGTATTTGCACGATTTTGAAATCGCCGACAGGCTAGTGACTAATGGCGAATACCTAGAGTTTATGAATGCTGGAGGTTATCAAAATTTCAAATATTGGTACATGGAAGCCTGGGCTTGGGTTCAAGAAAATAAGGAATCAGCCCCTATGCACTGGCACCAAATCGATGGCGAATGGTATCAATACACCTTTTTTGGTTTGCAAAAACTAAACCTCCATGAACCGGTGACGCACATCAGTCAGTACGAAGCAGCAGCCTACGCACAATGGAAAAGTATGCGATTGGCTACTGAGTTTGAGTGGGAAGTAGCTTGCAATAATTATGAGTCTACTCTTCATAAACGAGCCAACTTCGTAGAAGGCGCGGCACTTTCCACCCGGACAGCGGAAAAAGATCATTTTCAGTTTTTCGGAGATGCCTGGGAGTGGACCAATTCGGCCTACTTGCCTTACCCTTATTTCAAAACAGAAACAGGTCCCATAGGTGAATACAACGGCAAATTCATGATCAATCAAATGGTACTGCGTGGTGGATCTTTTGCCACACCCAAAGACCACATTAGACCCAGCTATAGAAACTTTTTTCATCCTCATTTAAAATGGCACTTCACTGGAATTCGCCTGGCACAACATGTTTGA
- a CDS encoding cytochrome-c peroxidase, translating into MTQAGVALGKDLFFDPRLSANEQISCASCHQPDYAFGDRTKFSVGHSGITLKRNTPPLFNLTWSESFFWDGGVKNLESLSFAALMNPDEMGVDLTDLCQKLNTDKHYKEAFKTAFGIDSVTSAYISRALAQYMRTLVSANSKYDSVQLGLTQYNNEEQEGERVFLKNCASCHTPPLFTDFGFHHNGIDQVYSLDNLSLTTGRFRITRDSLDLGKYKTSSLRNLKYTAPYMHDGRFANLDEVLVHYQNQNTLNQNQDSLVSLIKFSDKEKEELKSFLMTLENPSFD; encoded by the coding sequence ATGACACAAGCGGGTGTTGCTTTAGGTAAAGATCTTTTTTTTGATCCACGTCTTTCTGCCAATGAGCAAATATCATGCGCCAGTTGTCATCAACCTGATTACGCCTTCGGGGATCGTACAAAGTTTAGTGTGGGACATAGCGGAATCACTTTAAAAAGAAATACGCCTCCTCTTTTCAATTTGACCTGGTCAGAATCTTTCTTTTGGGATGGTGGAGTGAAAAATTTAGAGTCCCTTTCGTTTGCAGCACTAATGAATCCGGATGAAATGGGGGTTGATTTAACTGATCTATGTCAAAAACTGAATACAGACAAACACTACAAAGAAGCATTCAAAACGGCCTTTGGAATTGATTCCGTGACTTCAGCTTATATAAGTAGAGCCCTTGCTCAATATATGCGCACATTGGTGTCTGCTAACTCCAAGTACGACAGTGTTCAACTCGGACTGACTCAATACAACAACGAAGAACAGGAAGGAGAAAGGGTGTTCTTAAAAAATTGTGCTTCTTGCCATACTCCCCCACTTTTCACCGACTTTGGATTTCATCACAATGGTATCGATCAGGTTTACTCATTAGACAATCTATCTCTAACTACTGGAAGATTTAGAATAACCAGAGATTCTCTTGATTTGGGCAAATACAAAACTTCCTCACTCAGAAATTTAAAATACACTGCCCCCTATATGCATGATGGAAGATTTGCCAATTTAGATGAGGTTTTAGTGCATTATCAAAACCAAAATACATTGAACCAAAACCAAGACTCTCTTGTTAGCCTAATTAAGTTTTCTGACAAAGAAAAGGAAGAGCTAAAGTCATTCTTGATGACGCTGGAAAATCCGTCTTTTGATTGA
- the aspS gene encoding aspartate--tRNA ligase — MLRTQTCGELRLADAGKEVTLCGWVQKVRDKGGMVWIDLRDRYGITQLIFEEGQTPTELLEKAKTVGREFVLKATGEVAERYAKNDKIPTGEIEIKVQNLEVLNPSKVPPFIIDNDTDGGEELRMKYRYLDLRRDEVRDKLMLRHKMLQATRSYLSDQSFMEVETPVLIKSTPEGARDFVVPSRVNKGEFYALPQSPQTFKQLLMVSGFDRYFQIVKCFRDEDLRADRQPEFTQIDCEMSFVTQEDILNTFEGLTRHLFKQALDVEVGEFVHMQYDDAMKLYGSDKPDVRFGMPFIELNEVAQNKGFNVFDQAELVVGICAEGCADWTRKQLDALTDFVKRPQVGAKGLVYVKCNEDGSFKSSVDKFYTQEDLKAWAQKAEAKPGDLILVLSGDLNATRKQMCELRLHMGDLLELKDPMNFKPLWVLDFPLLEWDEETERYHAMHHPFTSPKPDEIPLLDTDPGKVHANAYDLVINGVEIGGGSIRIHDRATQAMMFKHLGFSDEEAREQFGFLMDAFEYGAPPHGGIAFGFDRLCSMFGGSDSIRDFIAFPKNTSARDVMIESPSPIAKDQLDELGLDLLPAE, encoded by the coding sequence ATGCTGAGAACGCAGACTTGTGGCGAATTGAGACTGGCGGATGCCGGAAAGGAAGTGACACTATGTGGATGGGTACAAAAAGTACGCGATAAAGGAGGAATGGTTTGGATTGATCTTAGGGATCGATACGGAATTACTCAATTAATATTCGAGGAAGGGCAGACGCCTACAGAATTGCTGGAAAAAGCAAAGACGGTGGGTCGTGAATTCGTGCTCAAGGCGACCGGAGAAGTGGCTGAGCGCTATGCTAAAAATGATAAAATACCTACAGGAGAAATTGAAATAAAAGTTCAGAACTTAGAAGTATTAAACCCATCTAAGGTTCCTCCATTTATTATCGATAATGATACTGATGGTGGAGAAGAGCTAAGAATGAAATACAGATACCTCGACTTAAGAAGAGACGAGGTTAGAGATAAATTAATGCTTCGTCATAAGATGTTGCAAGCCACTAGATCTTACCTGTCAGATCAGAGTTTTATGGAGGTAGAAACTCCAGTGCTGATCAAGTCTACCCCAGAAGGAGCAAGAGACTTTGTGGTGCCTTCTAGAGTGAATAAAGGAGAGTTTTATGCTTTGCCTCAGTCCCCACAAACGTTTAAGCAGCTGTTGATGGTATCTGGGTTCGACAGATATTTTCAGATTGTGAAATGTTTCAGAGATGAAGATTTGAGAGCGGATCGTCAGCCAGAGTTTACACAAATTGATTGCGAAATGTCATTTGTAACTCAGGAAGACATCTTGAATACTTTCGAAGGGCTGACTCGTCACTTATTCAAACAAGCACTTGATGTAGAAGTGGGTGAGTTTGTACATATGCAGTATGATGATGCCATGAAACTCTATGGCTCTGATAAGCCAGATGTAAGATTTGGTATGCCTTTCATTGAGCTTAATGAAGTTGCACAAAACAAAGGATTCAATGTTTTTGATCAAGCCGAATTAGTGGTTGGAATTTGTGCTGAGGGATGTGCTGATTGGACCCGAAAACAATTAGATGCTTTGACCGATTTTGTAAAGCGTCCTCAAGTAGGAGCTAAAGGATTGGTATATGTGAAGTGTAATGAAGATGGTTCATTCAAGTCGTCTGTAGATAAGTTCTATACCCAAGAGGATTTGAAAGCCTGGGCGCAAAAAGCCGAGGCTAAGCCAGGAGATTTGATCTTGGTACTATCTGGAGATCTGAATGCTACAAGAAAGCAAATGTGTGAATTGAGATTGCACATGGGAGACTTGTTGGAGTTGAAAGATCCAATGAACTTCAAGCCACTATGGGTGTTGGACTTTCCTCTTTTAGAATGGGATGAAGAGACTGAAAGGTATCACGCGATGCACCATCCATTTACCTCGCCTAAGCCAGATGAAATACCACTTCTCGATACAGACCCTGGTAAAGTTCATGCCAATGCCTACGATTTGGTCATTAACGGTGTTGAAATTGGTGGTGGTTCTATTAGAATTCATGACCGTGCTACGCAGGCGATGATGTTTAAGCATCTTGGTTTTTCTGACGAAGAAGCACGTGAACAATTTGGATTCTTAATGGATGCCTTTGAATACGGTGCACCTCCTCATGGTGGAATTGCTTTTGGATTTGATAGATTATGCTCTATGTTTGGCGGCTCGGATTCTATCAGAGACTTTATAGCCTTCCCTAAA